The sequence below is a genomic window from Scophthalmus maximus strain ysfricsl-2021 chromosome 19, ASM2237912v1, whole genome shotgun sequence.
CCAACGACCGTCTGGACCTGTCCAGAAAACACACTCATGTCAAGTGCCTGGGTCGAGCCGCTGACCCTCCCTGTCGCTCATGACTGGAGCTCGTGATATTCCAGGAATGAGCAGTGGGAAACATCAGCGTCTCCGCCGAGACCAGTAAAACTCAAATTCGCTCCGACGACACATCACATCTGTTGTTGGACGGGaagttttaaacaaacaaaactcgCGGCGTCATGAGAGTCGAGGGTTTTTAGTCTGGACCGACCCCCCGAGGGAACTGAACCAGACTCTGACTACAGCACCGGTCCAGTCCCAAATAAGCATCTTAAAGTCTGatattttatgatttatgtcatcatttcagacaaaaatgtattgataaaacattttttcgcACGTTAGGTTTATTTGTCGACGCTGTCAGAACCGATTCAACGTCAGTTCTCTCTTTTAACTGATAGTGAAAAGTTTGTCTCTAATAAGACGCaatgtcagtttttatttcctgagTTGTTCTTCTCTGTCGagattattattacaattattctGAAACACCTCCCGACAAACTATTTGGTGCATATCCACATAGAAATCTGGATCTAGTGGATTTGAATCTGGTTTTCTTAAGGAGACTGAGGTATAAGCTCTACTAGTTTCATTAAATAGAACATAGCAAAGagaccagaacatattcatatttattgtaatttgactttttttccaatgaaaactacttgaaccgattaatcgattatcagaatagttgcagattaattcagtagtcgattactaatcgattaatcgacgaactgttgcagctctggaagctacagatagatttttttttcccaattggATGATCGAGAGGCAGAAACGTGACTATGGAACGTTCAGACGATGTCCGACTGTTCGTTCTGTTGCTTCATGGATTCACAGATGTAAATACATCACGagttctttggttccttctacAGTTTACGTCTCCTTCTCACTGACAGCAGCTTCTCAAGTCGTCTGATCTTCCACTCCGGCTCCACATAAAACTAATTTAGCTGCTGCTTTAATCTTTGTCCCAATATTTTCGCtcggaaaagacaaaaaccaaaATCCTTGTCCCaatattttgaatgtaaaaataaaacctgcGGGCCGACTCTGATCCGACACCTCGCTGCTGTCGGGATATTAATTCTCACTcggcgccccgccccccccgccaACCGCCTCCCGGGTTGAAAAGCACATTATTCCTCGGACAAGAATTTTTATGATCCGACGTGAGCTAAACAGAACGCCATGCGAAGTgctgagaggagagaatggATGGGCGAGGAGAGGCCCgagaaaaaccaaacaaggaCCAAGACGGATGGTCGTGTAAACACGGGCCCTGTACTTTGGAGAAAAGCGAGAGTGCGACGTCTGGATGGTTAGCGCCCGACTAGCCCGTTGCTCGACGCGATACCAAGAGATGATTAATAGACGAGTGGTGACAAACCCCCTCAGAGCCGCATAAATcacactgtgttttctttaggGTGATGTGGCACttagagagggaggagggaggagggaggatgaaaaggaggaagtgaCACAGGAGTGAAAAGATATTAGGTGCgaggtggaaaaaagaaagaaaaaaaaagaatgaggagACATGATTAAAGAGAAATGTTACCCACGtgaagaggacgaggacagaAAAGATAGATGGAAGGAATGACGGAGAGTAAAGAGggaaagatggaaggaagagaaggaaaagtaaatgtcaaacaaggaaagagagaaagtaaagagggagagagagaaaagagagagagaaatgtcgTCCAGTTGTTTTCCAGCTGGTTAGTGTCAGTAACAGTTATTAGTTTGTCAGataaagtctgtgtgtgtgtgtgtgtttacattagTCGTAGGCCGAGTAAAGCCCCACTTAGAgccctgagtgtgtgtgtgtgtccatggcTCTCACACATTTCATTGTCTACTTCACCTTGGCTAAATATTTGGTTCTGTTGTAAAAACACACCTCTGTCTtattcttacacacacacacacacacacacacacacacacacacacacacacacacacacacacacacacacacacacacacacacacacacgtacgtttGGTGTGAATGTAACATTAAAGCACAATAACCTTGTGTGCTTTGTAGATTCTGATTAATTTGATCACTTTACTCCTTAAATATCATTTCGtatccctaaaaaaaaaaaaaaattaaaaaaaaaaagtgtatttgatCACTTTTCTCTGTGCTACAAAGATTTGTGATGCCCAACGTTATTAGCTCATTTGCCCCTCCAGGAAAAAGTAGGCGCCAGGCCTGGAGAAGCTactacagttgtttttttacttttatacattttgcTGCAAATATTACCGAACGTAACTCTAAACAGACTTTTTACAGTTGAcgagtgtttcctgtttgactGATCTCAGATCACGGTGTGATAATCAGCTGACGCTCGCTGCGTTGTCTTTAAACAGAGCGGTGGAACGTCTTAACACTGTCGGCTCGTCTCCAGCAGCAGATTAAAAACCCTCCGGACGTCTCGACGCAAGAAAAACTAAGATGATGTGCAGTGAAATATGAGCCGTCAggacagttgttgttttttttaaacttgacgTCGAGTCGTCATGATTCTGagagtttagatttttttgtccatgtctTTGACCGTTGACACTTTTCTCTTTGATGTCATGAACATTAATATTCCCTTTCACAGGATCTCGACCATTCAGAGGTGAAAACATCTTCTGTGGTGCATTCAAGGAACTTAAGACATCAGAGATTTCAGGGTCTTTAGTGAGAGAAAATATtagtttcttgtttttctgcatttgacatttcttttttgaatgacaGTACTGACTGACAGTAAATTAATCGGctactttttttgtaatttaagaAAATTAATCAATCTAACATTACAAAAATTAACTAGTCCTACTTTTCTTTTGAGaagctgaatatctttgggttctAACTGTATCAGTTAATTCTGTATTGATACAGTACTAAGGCGTTCACTGTCTCTGCTTCTGTACCTGTTTGAACCGGGCCAGTTCTTTCAAGGCGCGGCCCCACTGCTGCTTGTAGTGAAGCTTGGACTTGGTGGTGGAGTCCAgcttcctctccagctccacctgAACGATCACAGAGCAAAGTCAGTCACTCACAGATTCTATTCAATTATTACTATTGTCGTTAACATAATAATTCAGGAAAGCTAATTTTTTCATGGTTAAAAATCACAGGGTTTATAATTTCAGATCACAATTTGAGATTTTATGATTTATTCTTCTGCAAAATTACATTTGACTTAAATGTACAAAGAACAACGTCAATAAGTTCCTTATTGAAAGGCTTCAAAGCTCTTCACCTTCTCCAGCGTCAGCAGGTTGACCTCCGACTGCAGCCTGAACTCCGGCCTCACGTTCTGTTGTTCTCTGTACGACTGGAactctctctccagctgcttGTACCGACACTCGCCATCGGAAATCTgcccaacacaaacaaacgttCCTTGTTATGTATCTATCTAGTTGGACGTGAACGTTCTCATCACCGAACGAGAGTTCTGCGTCTCTGCGTCTCccacctgctgcagcagtcgagctcgctcctcctccatcactcgCACTTTATCCCTCTCCAGCGCTGCCCGGTGGTCACAGTCCAGCTGCAGCCGCCGGCTGCTCTCCTGCAGCTCCCGCTGGGCGAGATCGTGCTCAGCTCGCAGGTCCCGCTGCAGCCTCTGagtctggacacacacaaagacacagacaccttccgaatgaaacacacacttcacaccaCACAAGATAaaactgtaatataatataatataatataatgtaatatggCGTTGGACCTGGAGCTCGGCCTCCGTcagctgtttctctcttttctccagatCAGCCAGAGTTTTCTgaagctgctcctccagcaggttgaactccacctcctgcagacagacaggcagatggaaagacagagacaaTAAACATGATGAGTCACCCCAGTCACTTCAatctgatgtgtgtttgtggccacgtcaacacattttatttctaaaactcATAACTGTTGCCTGCAGAtgagacaatctacttcctgtttacaccatgTGACCAGTGTATGTGAAGGGTCTCGTGATCTATGTTTTCAGGAGTGTTAGTGTGCTTagctttgaaatgaaaacgtaTCATGTGGacgcagcctgtgtgtgtgtatgtgtgtgtgtgtgtgtgtgtgtgtgtgttgtcgactctcttcaccttcttcttgttcagagcttctctctctctgtctctcttcctccactccTCTGCCAGTGCCCTCATGTGGCTCAGCTCCTTCTTCCTCAACTggtaaaaacataataatactttttattattcatgaaaACAGATGTTCAGCACGAAGCCAGAGGTCAAACATCTGAAAAAGTTTTGTCAGAACTACATGTTCGATAAAACCCTGTTGTTTTCTGAGGATGAGGTCAAATTTGAGGTCATTCAGTTTTATCtaaataaaaagcagcagcacaaacactttcctttttcttttacaacttttttaaacacaacatttttgtcaattttctgTCCCgtggatttatcatcatcatctttggTTCTAAACCTAAAcacaccattttgtttttttaataaaatgtctaCATATAATATAATGATGTTCGTGTTTGAGTATTAGAGGaacctgtgttttgtgttttcacctgATCATCGAACagatcctcctgctcctccttccacagctccagctccagggcCGTGCGGTACTCCAGGGTGTCTCTGGGGGCTGCAGGGCCCACGGGGCCCGGCGGGGCAGGGGACCGGCTGGGAGCAGCAGCGGTAAGAGGGGGCGGTTGCGTAGGGGCTTCAAGTTCATTCTGAgagaacagaaggaaaaatcTTATGTAAAGCTGTCGATATCTGCAGGTCACATCTGGGTAAATAATCTGACCTCAGCTGATTTCATGTGTCACCTGTGAAGAGTCGGACACAACGACCTCTCGGGCTTTGACCAATCCAAGGTCCTCCAGCGTTGCCACGTAGCTCAGCTCTGCGACCTTCTCCGAGGGGCTGACGGACGGAAACACGCAGGTTAAcgaccacatcatcatcacaaacaaacaaacaaacaaacaaacaaacaaacaaacaaacaaacaaacaaacaaacaaacaaacaaacaaacaaacaaataaataaataaataaataaatatatatatatatatatatatatatatatatatatatatataaaaataagagTAGGTGTGTTTGTAGTGTCATACCGGTGTGCTCCGACCACGGCGATCCGGTCCCGGTGCGTTTGCCTCCAGCTCGTTTCTCCCGTCGACGACGTCGCGAGTCTGCTCCTCTCGGCACTCAGCAGGCGAGACAGCTGGACGGAGGCTCGGCCGATCAGCTGGTCCCTGCTGGACGGGTCCCTGTGCCAAACCTCCACCAGCAGGGGAAccctatgagagagagagagagagagagagagagagagagagagagagagagacacacacacacacacacacacacacacacacacacacacacacacacacacacacacacacacacacacacacacacacacacacacacacacacacacacacacacacacacacacacacacacacacacaccggttgAACAGAGTCCTGTagcaccacctgctggtgaAAAGAGACCCTGCAGACACCATCTTTTAAAATTTAAACCAGTTTCAACCCGACAACAAAAGTGAGCAGTTTAAATGTGAGTCGTCGTCGTTCCCCACCTGCGGAACgtgtcctgcagctgctgaggcAACGCGGCGAAGTCGAAGGCGCAGTAGGACTGAGGCACCGACGCCTCGAcgttcctctgcagctccacgGGAGGACTGGTCATGATGGGAGCCGCGCTGCCGAAGAACGGATACGAGTAtctaaaacacaacaacactatCATCATCAAAGCACAAACTTGCATGGACTCTTGTCGACACTTGTCCAAGTGTCTTTACAGTGAAGCttgattaaaaatgttatcataTCGAACAGGAGCAAAGTGAGATCACAGCCACTCGATCTGTCTCGTCAGCTCAGAGTGGACGGAGGATTCTTCACCTGAGCGTGGCGGCGACGGGGTGCGTCAGGCCGAGGGATCCCAGGCTGCAGAGGTCCAGGGAGAAGCTGTAGTGGTGGGCGGAGGAGGGGATGGACACTTTGGGAGCGGAGACGCTGACGGACGAGGCTCCGGCCTCGACTGGAGCGTCGGGAACTTCGacatctgcagctgcagctggacacGAGAAACAAGTGTCAATGGTCGGACcggtttttattttaactccTTGTGTGGTAAAGTGACGCAGTGTTTTTGAGCTTCACCTGTCGGTCGCTGAAGCTCCTCCAGCAGACTCTCCGCCTCGCTCTCCGTGTGGaaggaaggtggaggaagaggaggaggaggagaagagtccGGAGGCTTCTGGAGTGGAGAGGAGCTTCGAGGTCTCGgttcagcaggaggaggaaccgagggagcagcggcaggaggaagaggaagagggacggATGTCGGGACGGACCGAGTCCGAGCGCCGCTTCCTTCTTTGTTGCCTGACGACTGGAGGAAGCACAGACGACAACATGACATCGGACAA
It includes:
- the LOC118314280 gene encoding centrosomal protein of 120 kDa; this translates as MAPKTDQLLVVVSILEGRHFPKSPRFSLVVQASFDGEQLATDPVEHSEQPPFGTELAWELDRRTLHQHRLQRTPIKLQCFAVDSVSGRKESVGYIVLDLRSVQEVKQEPRWFPLLSSKYTKLKPALLLAAALENDTKFSEPSPDRFKARKAPPRQGSPAVTELLPDRLQAELVQDQGYHQVGPADHCTDMFVLSVTVAFATKLEQLIPSTMKLSAEGSDFFFYYSLLGNDITSEPFHNLLSPDFEPERASVRLRSSSQVLQAFLSRQPSLQIHLCCGNHSLGGTDVSLSALAAVSVDLENRAATVEGAFVLRPPTRVKHTLPALPADLQPTVGVAVTLRREDAAAQSSGNKEGSGARTRSVPTSVPLPLPPAAAPSVPPPAEPRPRSSSPLQKPPDSSPPPPLPPPSFHTESEAESLLEELQRPTAAAADVEVPDAPVEAGASSVSVSAPKVSIPSSAHHYSFSLDLCSLGSLGLTHPVAATLRYSYPFFGSAAPIMTSPPVELQRNVEASVPQSYCAFDFAALPQQLQDTFRRVPLLVEVWHRDPSSRDQLIGRASVQLSRLLSAERSRLATSSTGETSWRQTHRDRIAVVGAHRPSEKVAELSYVATLEDLGLVKAREVVVSDSSQNELEAPTQPPPLTAAAPSRSPAPPGPVGPAAPRDTLEYRTALELELWKEEQEDLFDDQLRKKELSHMRALAEEWRKRDREREALNKKKEVEFNLLEEQLQKTLADLEKREKQLTEAELQTQRLQRDLRAEHDLAQRELQESSRRLQLDCDHRAALERDKVRVMEEERARLLQQISDGECRYKQLEREFQSYREQQNVRPEFRLQSEVNLLTLEKVELERKLDSTTKSKLHYKQQWGRALKELARFKQREQENAMTRLKKQQAELEVLRRHHLATEEKEAVQQDRRELDDIRNDLNRLKEDRSGPAPVPPGHAPSPGLNDSADEHLSRLLEERDTLLRTGVYTHEDRIIAELTRRIQDAMRNRPIRRDLAPDAR